From one Ignisphaera cupida genomic stretch:
- a CDS encoding DNA methyltransferase, with protein MQVVARYWGRKPVELVKPLIEDLEGVVVDPFGGSGSIVYAALELGKKGVYIDLNPYAWLVAHVFIAKADHKKFIEAASHVVDKAYELLSSSSSAKLKGDYLRYGDRPFLKRRNFDRVSDFFSAENRKKLRSILRAIDSIDTDANTKLALYLAFCNTLYPSSLMKRCGAGSWGVPSYWAPEKSCPEDPFNVFVRVIRNMLDFFSKHKHYKVAYNLNSLDTADAVLLLEDGISFNKYRSSWALVTDPPHVDEVQYMELSFFYWAWLKKSNFRSIVRKVLGKYPRYWFSKELTVNPNRNQTLDSYIAKLFRFMTKTRKVKSKVLIMHEEREYVLNKVIELAKSIWGKIKVEYIEINEQRNIGPRGGRTYTIIKA; from the coding sequence TTGCAGGTTGTTGCTAGGTACTGGGGTAGAAAGCCAGTTGAATTGGTAAAGCCTTTAATTGAGGATTTGGAAGGTGTTGTTGTTGATCCTTTTGGTGGTTCTGGAAGCATAGTTTATGCTGCTCTGGAATTGGGTAAAAAGGGTGTTTACATAGATTTGAATCCTTATGCATGGCTTGTGGCACATGTTTTCATAGCTAAGGCAGATCATAAAAAGTTTATTGAAGCAGCTTCGCATGTTGTTGATAAAGCTTATGAGTTGTTGTCAAGCTCTTCATCTGCAAAGCTCAAGGGAGATTATTTAAGGTATGGTGATAGACCATTTCTAAAGCGCAGAAATTTTGATAGGGTAAGCGATTTCTTTTCTGCTGAAAATCGTAAGAAGCTTAGATCAATTCTTAGAGCGATAGACTCTATCGATACTGATGCCAACACCAAGCTTGCTCTATATCTCGCTTTTTGCAACACCTTATATCCATCATCGCTGATGAAGAGATGTGGTGCTGGCTCATGGGGAGTTCCAAGTTATTGGGCTCCAGAGAAAAGCTGTCCGGAGGATCCATTCAATGTCTTTGTTAGAGTTATTAGAAACATGCTTGACTTTTTCTCAAAACACAAACATTATAAAGTAGCATATAATCTAAATAGTCTTGATACTGCAGATGCTGTTTTGCTTCTAGAAGATGGCATTAGCTTTAACAAGTATAGAAGTAGTTGGGCTTTGGTCACAGATCCTCCACATGTAGATGAGGTTCAGTACATGGAGCTATCATTTTTCTACTGGGCATGGCTAAAAAAATCAAACTTTAGAAGTATAGTGAGAAAAGTTCTTGGTAAATACCCAAGGTATTGGTTCTCAAAAGAACTAACAGTGAATCCAAATAGAAACCAGACATTGGATAGCTACATAGCGAAACTATTCAGATTCATGACAAAAACACGTAAGGTGAAGAGCAAGGTATTGATAATGCATGAAGAAAGGGAATATGTATTAAACAAGGTAATAGAGTTAGCAAAAAGTATATGGGGGAAAATCAAGGTTGAATATATTGAAATAAATGAACAAAGAAACATAGGGCCAAGAGGAGGAAGAACATATACCATAATAAAAGCATAG
- a CDS encoding protein NO VEIN domain-containing protein, translated as MQKRLERSTDYDVKVAALALAKSFLDGLKYHPYVFMLRHSPGEEPVYPYLHQLEILAYAMARKPVRMFIADEIGLGKTIEAIMIMKYLREVDRVSRVLILVPRTLVTQWIWELKRLGFGINEIYQIERETIDNIYAKGFPPGIYIASIDLAKMNRHRNKILSANWDVIIIDEAHRVGKVGNNETLRYSLVTELVKDCSRNVLLLSATPHRGKAEDYIERLRLLDPYLKASTKELDTEKFYRLVNGALVFRRTKMDVNNYYEKRPVFVECKFKARTVKASKIEIEFHNKLIDFLRTILLRYYDRIGEEPSALGLLLVLIAKRASSSPKAALSTFNKILYKRAYYLKSLGENVKIDEKAIEKEVNEYAREIANSVLGSGGFEEISEVIGENSKIIDVDDIINDFAEKCSILLDEDDVKELKELYMEASKIVGDNDSRLMGVVNVVENHLAKGDRVVIFTEFKDTAEYIYNELKNRLRKWSSKIALVTSEKVIPPEIVGATSKRCTIDDVKMWLSRGYVDVLIMTDVASEGLNLQQANIVIHYEPPWSPIKIVQRVGRVWRLGQKKSVTSYTILLPVESDMKALEILYAKLLSWYISGVEKSVPIGEELEIDMLGEGKGPIDLLITAPATDEKGRKIHFSEYKAWLEFLRDGAEGLKNYIERILAIMKNLKKYVEKMQEEEGLKEVKIDEKLRNSVLGGLCCKEAEEAIFKLFQSLFEISGYNVKVEKGKVYVDSHIYEKSDTASLYRAMLSLISEKLGNWSEHGKITLISRYCNNLDVEELSLYKVVLSFDDRPFYSDVAGVARYRSGKIDVLRGSKLIEVFSKLIANAFAVAHEEWSYGGDQVISRLYSEYKDLAKTILKQFMDYVAKTENRFAEKHGVWMPRDISRDLRNPRIEQIGRIVVVCSEKSGGVAPPPITIETVEKMAMDIAMKYEKMQGREPRDVSMYEHYDILSTDPRTGEVRYIEVKGRYESDIVVELTETEFEYAKRLGDSYWLYIVYNIGSKPQLIAIRNPVKNARWITVGYKRYVLLGLRGVAASQEI; from the coding sequence TTGCAAAAGCGTTTAGAACGCTCCACAGACTATGATGTTAAAGTAGCTGCTTTGGCATTGGCAAAGTCTTTTTTAGATGGTCTTAAGTATCATCCCTACGTATTCATGCTTAGACATTCCCCTGGTGAGGAGCCAGTATATCCCTATCTACATCAGCTTGAGATATTGGCATATGCTATGGCTAGAAAACCTGTTAGAATGTTCATTGCAGATGAAATAGGCTTGGGCAAAACAATTGAAGCAATAATGATTATGAAGTATCTACGTGAAGTAGATCGTGTTAGCAGAGTTCTTATTTTGGTTCCAAGGACATTGGTTACTCAGTGGATTTGGGAGTTAAAGAGACTAGGGTTTGGAATAAATGAAATATATCAAATTGAGCGTGAAACAATAGATAACATCTATGCCAAGGGCTTTCCACCAGGAATATACATAGCATCTATAGATCTAGCTAAAATGAATAGGCATCGCAATAAAATACTTTCAGCGAACTGGGATGTTATTATAATCGATGAAGCTCACAGAGTTGGTAAGGTAGGTAATAATGAAACTCTTCGCTACTCCTTAGTTACTGAGCTTGTTAAGGATTGTTCAAGAAATGTTTTGCTTCTTTCAGCTACTCCACATAGGGGTAAGGCAGAGGATTATATAGAGAGACTGAGGCTTTTAGACCCATATCTCAAGGCAAGTACTAAAGAGTTAGACACGGAAAAATTCTATAGATTGGTGAATGGAGCTCTTGTTTTTAGAAGAACAAAAATGGATGTTAACAACTATTATGAGAAGAGACCTGTTTTTGTGGAATGTAAATTCAAAGCTAGAACAGTTAAAGCTAGTAAAATCGAGATTGAGTTTCATAATAAGCTTATCGATTTCTTAAGAACAATACTTCTAAGGTATTATGATAGAATTGGTGAAGAGCCATCTGCATTGGGATTGCTCCTAGTTTTGATAGCTAAAAGAGCTTCGTCAAGTCCGAAAGCAGCATTATCAACATTCAACAAAATTTTGTATAAGAGAGCATATTATTTGAAGTCTCTTGGAGAAAATGTTAAAATTGATGAAAAGGCTATAGAGAAAGAAGTTAATGAATATGCTCGTGAGATAGCTAATTCAGTGCTTGGCTCTGGAGGTTTTGAGGAGATTAGTGAGGTTATTGGTGAGAATAGCAAGATTATAGACGTAGATGATATCATAAATGATTTTGCTGAGAAATGTTCAATTCTCTTAGATGAAGATGATGTGAAAGAGCTTAAAGAATTATATATGGAGGCTTCGAAGATTGTGGGGGATAATGATTCTAGACTCATGGGGGTAGTAAATGTTGTTGAAAATCATTTAGCTAAAGGAGATCGAGTTGTTATTTTTACCGAATTCAAAGATACAGCTGAGTACATCTATAACGAGCTTAAAAATAGGCTTCGAAAGTGGAGTAGCAAAATAGCTTTAGTAACCTCTGAAAAGGTGATACCACCAGAAATCGTTGGTGCAACATCAAAAAGATGCACCATAGACGATGTTAAGATGTGGCTGTCTAGAGGATATGTAGATGTTCTTATAATGACAGATGTTGCTTCAGAAGGTTTGAATCTTCAGCAAGCAAACATAGTTATACACTATGAACCTCCGTGGAGCCCAATAAAAATTGTTCAAAGAGTTGGTAGGGTTTGGAGGCTTGGTCAGAAGAAAAGCGTTACTAGCTATACCATTCTTCTACCTGTTGAAAGTGATATGAAGGCTTTGGAGATTCTATATGCAAAACTGCTATCGTGGTATATATCTGGTGTTGAGAAGTCTGTGCCAATTGGAGAGGAGCTGGAAATTGACATGCTTGGAGAGGGGAAGGGACCAATAGATTTACTCATTACAGCACCTGCAACTGATGAGAAGGGTAGGAAGATTCACTTTAGTGAGTATAAAGCATGGCTAGAGTTTCTTAGAGATGGTGCAGAAGGTCTTAAAAACTATATTGAGAGAATTTTAGCAATAATGAAGAATTTGAAGAAGTATGTAGAGAAAATGCAAGAAGAAGAGGGTTTGAAGGAAGTTAAAATTGATGAAAAATTGAGAAACAGTGTTCTTGGTGGTTTATGTTGCAAGGAAGCTGAGGAGGCTATTTTTAAGCTTTTTCAATCACTTTTTGAAATAAGTGGATATAATGTAAAGGTTGAGAAAGGTAAGGTGTATGTGGATTCGCACATATATGAAAAATCTGATACAGCATCTCTGTATAGAGCTATGCTAAGCTTAATTAGTGAAAAGCTTGGGAATTGGAGTGAACATGGAAAAATTACTTTAATTTCTCGATACTGTAATAATTTGGATGTGGAGGAGCTAAGTCTTTATAAGGTTGTGCTAAGTTTTGATGACAGACCATTCTATAGTGATGTTGCTGGAGTTGCTAGGTATAGAAGTGGAAAAATAGATGTGTTGAGGGGATCTAAATTAATCGAAGTGTTTTCAAAGCTTATAGCTAATGCGTTTGCTGTAGCTCATGAGGAATGGAGTTATGGGGGAGACCAGGTAATTTCTCGTCTTTATTCCGAGTATAAGGATTTGGCTAAAACAATTTTGAAGCAGTTTATGGATTATGTAGCAAAAACTGAGAATAGGTTTGCAGAAAAACATGGTGTTTGGATGCCAAGAGATATTTCTAGGGATCTTAGAAATCCAAGAATAGAGCAAATTGGGAGAATAGTTGTTGTGTGTAGTGAGAAAAGTGGTGGGGTTGCTCCACCGCCAATAACTATTGAAACTGTTGAGAAAATGGCTATGGATATTGCCATGAAGTATGAAAAGATGCAGGGTCGCGAGCCAAGGGATGTGAGTATGTATGAGCACTACGATATTCTTAGTACTGATCCGAGAACTGGTGAGGTTAGGTATATAGAGGTTAAGGGAAGGTATGAAAGTGATATAGTTGTTGAGCTTACAGAGACAGAGTTTGAGTACGCTAAGAGGCTTGGGGATAGCTACTGGCTATACATAGTATACAACATTGGCTCCAAGCCACAGTTGATAGCAATAAGAAATCCAGTGAAAAATGCTCGCTGGATTACTGTGGGATATAAGAGATATGTTTTGCTTGGGTTGAGAGGGGTTGCTGCCTCTCAAGAGATTTGA
- a CDS encoding DUF499 domain-containing protein, with translation MLIGNNRIREDVFDTNLDERLAPGLGAIVLGEEKALIYTDANQFFARTLLTENMIDILEYIASTLLGHGEKQRKIILLNALFGGGKTHTLITIYHALKNPRSLLQASTENEYLRKKLFDIVSKLEKASQSTTVVVIDGYMTELAPNPVKPLDVGVYKVYTLWGYIAHCLGSYSLLKDFDEKLTSPGADDIAALFKNRRVVILMDELANYLKGLHSSADENVRRYAQAFETFMERLAKAVDIVQNTVLVVSIPAEISGNFEVTEIEPGYEAIRSSIENIVRALSRVATFPIAPVQPPNLPAVLRTRLFEAIDKAKAAEIRNVLEREYSRGQEIFDSAAAKSVVDKVFETYPFHPMYIDILLEIIANHSQLQKTRDFLRISRAVLRSIVNSGEVFELVMPWHIDLSSDAFRTYLLRGFEGFQQVINEDISGRCQRYDNPWLAKIVANTLLLKTFVYGGGFLPNYRVYPTAGELAVAVYEPRSFSDKNLLAKHIAEVIDWIKQNLVYVLVDEKSNRIWFTQFITPIKYVEERARSVSDLDAYREIEEMARKLISTPVEKARKGGKQKSVEQAGIFDLELSKASYRCDELDYDAPRYVLYACIDLPQSDYERVAKLEEIVYTTRSGGARRYANTIFVAFPSQKDRILNVLNLVKKYIACKQVSSENIVGFLTRDYRGEDAEIVRRVLNEKLNSYCSTVESNAYLNVLSLFDSLAYPSYTMDEKRNTVKIDRIEGVLETIAASVEKTLKSIKPQKMLTSMDYSTLKYLLNSIGVSLEDVSKTVREIIEYFYTNPKLPIAKSDLIKSAIADGIKSLEIGLQCNDRVFYKHVEPCSTDFDCLSVSTASGVEISDAIIRDECRVLPWKEALLEQMKSLKRFIEGGKVVEHLINYNGSLISVEDVLANIDKYDIYALKNSPLLRRELKVSVRLVPDYKEVDAGPGEVVEEKLMIDRIGPFAGEIGIQTDKGVVEPAKLLIDDKTSRTSIVWRFKAPEESGFHEARILVVDKNGRELARSIIRVRVRGREEAKCGRVLPPEGSKITSVKLRINKRTLAPLDILNRRFSRQLYIRHGKLSYSVRVGDRESNIELSLENIDLADCIHILTSVLSSLQRLALGETSFLLEIDVRAKTPAAIPSLSDKEKEDMQAFLEEVCLE, from the coding sequence ATGCTTATTGGAAACAATAGGATAAGGGAGGATGTGTTCGACACTAATCTCGATGAAAGACTTGCACCGGGTCTTGGAGCTATTGTTCTTGGTGAAGAGAAAGCTTTAATATATACAGACGCCAATCAGTTCTTTGCACGAACACTATTAACAGAGAACATGATCGATATTCTCGAGTACATAGCATCGACACTGCTAGGCCATGGAGAGAAACAGCGAAAAATCATATTGTTGAATGCCCTTTTCGGTGGTGGAAAAACACACACCCTCATAACGATATACCATGCTTTGAAGAATCCCAGAAGCCTGCTTCAAGCATCTACAGAGAATGAGTATTTGCGCAAAAAATTGTTTGATATTGTCTCAAAGCTTGAGAAGGCGTCACAGTCTACAACTGTTGTTGTAATTGATGGGTATATGACCGAGCTTGCTCCAAACCCTGTTAAACCCCTTGACGTAGGGGTTTACAAAGTCTATACGCTGTGGGGCTACATAGCTCATTGCCTAGGCAGTTATTCACTTCTAAAAGATTTTGATGAGAAGCTTACTTCCCCTGGCGCTGACGATATTGCTGCTCTCTTTAAGAATCGCAGAGTTGTTATACTCATGGACGAGCTCGCAAATTATTTAAAGGGGTTGCATAGCTCAGCTGATGAAAATGTGCGGAGATATGCACAGGCTTTCGAGACTTTCATGGAGAGACTGGCAAAAGCTGTTGACATAGTGCAGAACACTGTTCTAGTGGTTTCGATACCTGCTGAAATCAGCGGCAACTTTGAGGTTACCGAGATAGAGCCTGGCTACGAAGCTATTAGATCTAGCATCGAGAATATTGTAAGGGCTTTAAGCAGAGTAGCCACATTTCCTATAGCCCCTGTTCAGCCACCTAATCTACCAGCTGTTTTGAGAACAAGACTTTTCGAAGCTATTGATAAGGCTAAGGCAGCTGAAATTAGAAATGTTCTTGAGAGGGAGTATAGTAGAGGGCAAGAAATCTTCGACTCGGCAGCAGCAAAAAGTGTTGTTGACAAAGTATTTGAGACATACCCATTTCACCCAATGTACATAGATATTTTGCTTGAGATTATCGCTAACCATTCACAGCTTCAAAAAACACGAGACTTTCTGAGAATAAGCAGAGCTGTGTTGAGAAGCATTGTTAATAGCGGTGAGGTATTTGAGCTTGTCATGCCTTGGCACATCGATTTGTCTAGTGATGCTTTCAGAACATATTTGCTGAGAGGTTTTGAAGGATTTCAGCAAGTGATAAACGAGGATATTTCTGGTAGGTGTCAAAGATATGATAATCCATGGTTGGCAAAAATTGTTGCAAACACCTTGTTGCTAAAAACATTTGTTTATGGCGGTGGTTTCCTACCAAACTATAGGGTTTATCCAACAGCTGGAGAACTTGCTGTAGCAGTTTATGAGCCTAGAAGCTTTAGTGACAAAAATTTGTTGGCAAAGCACATAGCTGAGGTCATTGATTGGATTAAGCAGAATCTGGTGTATGTTCTAGTTGATGAGAAAAGCAACAGAATTTGGTTTACACAATTCATTACACCAATTAAATATGTTGAGGAGAGGGCTAGAAGTGTAAGTGACTTGGATGCTTATCGCGAAATCGAGGAAATGGCCAGGAAACTTATATCAACACCTGTAGAAAAGGCTAGGAAAGGTGGTAAGCAAAAAAGCGTTGAGCAAGCTGGGATATTTGACCTAGAGCTTTCAAAAGCTTCTTACAGATGCGATGAGCTGGATTATGATGCTCCAAGGTATGTGCTTTACGCATGTATAGATCTTCCGCAGAGCGACTATGAGCGCGTAGCTAAGCTCGAGGAGATTGTGTACACAACAAGAAGCGGGGGTGCCAGAAGATATGCGAACACAATATTTGTTGCTTTTCCAAGTCAAAAAGACAGGATTTTAAATGTTTTAAACTTGGTTAAGAAGTATATTGCGTGTAAACAAGTATCGTCAGAGAACATTGTAGGTTTTTTGACTAGGGATTATCGTGGCGAAGATGCGGAAATAGTTCGCAGGGTTCTTAATGAGAAGCTAAACAGCTATTGCTCAACAGTAGAATCAAATGCGTATCTAAATGTGTTATCGCTTTTCGATAGCTTGGCATATCCCAGCTATACTATGGATGAGAAGAGAAATACTGTAAAAATTGATAGAATTGAGGGAGTTCTTGAGACCATAGCTGCAAGCGTTGAAAAAACTTTGAAGAGTATTAAACCACAGAAAATGCTTACATCAATGGACTATTCCACTCTAAAATACTTGTTGAATAGCATAGGTGTAAGCCTAGAGGATGTGTCTAAAACTGTTAGAGAAATTATTGAATATTTCTACACAAATCCAAAGCTTCCAATAGCAAAAAGTGATTTGATAAAAAGTGCTATAGCAGATGGTATAAAGTCTCTCGAAATTGGTTTGCAATGCAACGACAGGGTATTCTATAAACATGTAGAGCCTTGTTCAACAGACTTTGACTGTTTAAGTGTATCTACTGCTAGTGGTGTTGAGATAAGCGATGCTATTATTAGGGATGAGTGCAGGGTTTTGCCATGGAAGGAAGCATTACTAGAGCAGATGAAGAGTCTCAAGCGTTTTATTGAAGGCGGTAAAGTTGTTGAGCATCTAATTAACTACAACGGCTCTTTAATTAGTGTAGAAGATGTTTTGGCGAACATTGATAAATATGATATCTACGCTCTTAAAAACTCTCCACTGTTGCGCAGAGAGCTGAAGGTGTCTGTGAGGCTTGTGCCTGATTATAAAGAGGTTGATGCTGGGCCTGGTGAGGTGGTGGAAGAGAAGCTTATGATTGATCGCATTGGCCCATTTGCTGGAGAGATAGGGATACAGACAGATAAGGGTGTTGTTGAACCTGCTAAGTTGCTAATAGATGATAAGACTTCAAGGACAAGCATTGTCTGGAGGTTTAAAGCTCCTGAGGAGAGTGGTTTTCACGAAGCTAGAATACTTGTTGTTGATAAGAATGGTAGAGAGCTTGCAAGATCTATTATAAGGGTTAGGGTCAGAGGTAGGGAGGAGGCTAAATGTGGTCGAGTACTTCCACCAGAGGGCTCTAAAATCACATCGGTTAAGTTGAGAATAAACAAACGTACTCTAGCACCGCTTGATATACTCAATAGGAGGTTTTCGCGACAACTCTACATTAGGCATGGCAAGCTAAGCTACAGTGTTAGGGTTGGTGATAGGGAGTCAAACATTGAGTTATCGCTAGAGAATATTGATTTAGCTGACTGCATACATATCCTAACAAGTGTTTTGAGCTCGTTACAGCGGTTAGCGCTTGGAGAAACAAGCTTTCTACTTGAAATTGATGTTAGAGCCAAAACACCTGCGGCAATACCATCTCTAAGCGATAAGGAGAAAGAAGATATGCAAGCATTTTTAGAGGAGGTGTGTTTGGAGTAG
- a CDS encoding phospholipase D-like domain-containing protein, protein MEDKLSYERRGLEALYAFTPFKIVYKHRDESRGKTDAYVLVILPPKRYYTLYVEDFKEVENLNIENIIRSFKKENYDLWKKLWQNRFKRRHPIQIENIKIYEYESWPSLHFKESKSPYVLIIDEVLYNVFNGSIPIEDERVKRIFNSRYKYRRFLLAEYNFNSLSNPFFCSRGYVLITHRQKCPVKNICPYGREGRCNGSLLRIGETYTGLYKVFPQVKVKILSPMEIASKMQLHIWLFSIRYNWYPLLNVYFANRVSLLAFYEGIVFQPKKSFLQHYLIKFGRTPGVRIIDTDALILEFDVETLDKVVNELLQKDYSWPKFKKSLLSKSDLCSEKSCEKSPKILRPWRFLEEELRSGFDNEKNLNRVFNDLIGSATSSLNEQDKQYYRFIIVHTIAHNVLLSLWRELGLSEAHLRYKIDSENGRWAIYIYEAVSGGLGYLRLLAFNRKSKLYEIIEKSIYESPPEEFAERYCSCTIRDEDIDTIQNMLSDLRRKCGENDDDCIKAVNKLQKFVNSIYSIMYKKFNVTLHPYTITYILNRIVPGRLSELFSNVVESILSLFLPFDGSIYCGFIEEGCSLGPFLEPLSISYTVMKHIADNGKQYTPYPHADKIVVPWMKLAKNKLKIMTSNISLNENHKVYKTIKSLCERSGKVYILLGKNAVDDEASKKTAEMFLKNLGKCVEIRLHPQLHAKAVIIDDVAVVEGSFNLTISGLSKNIEFANILLKPDEVKRRVEDFDKLWNESKEYFKNL, encoded by the coding sequence ATGGAGGACAAACTTTCTTATGAACGAAGAGGCTTAGAGGCTCTGTATGCATTTACACCATTTAAAATAGTGTATAAGCATAGAGATGAGTCGAGAGGTAAGACTGATGCTTATGTTCTCGTGATTCTACCGCCTAAAAGATATTATACGTTATATGTTGAAGATTTTAAAGAAGTTGAAAATCTCAATATAGAGAATATCATTAGAAGTTTTAAGAAAGAAAATTATGATCTTTGGAAAAAATTGTGGCAAAATAGGTTTAAACGCAGACATCCAATCCAAATAGAAAACATTAAAATATATGAATATGAAAGCTGGCCCTCATTACATTTCAAAGAGTCTAAAAGCCCTTATGTATTAATTATTGATGAAGTACTGTATAATGTTTTTAATGGTTCGATACCTATAGAAGACGAAAGAGTAAAAAGAATTTTCAACTCCAGATATAAATATAGAAGATTTCTGCTTGCTGAATATAATTTCAATTCTCTTTCTAATCCTTTTTTCTGTAGTCGAGGCTATGTCTTAATTACGCATAGACAAAAATGCCCAGTAAAGAATATATGTCCCTATGGTAGAGAAGGTCGATGCAATGGTTCGTTACTTAGAATTGGAGAAACCTATACAGGTCTTTACAAGGTCTTTCCACAAGTTAAAGTTAAAATTTTATCTCCTATGGAAATAGCTTCAAAGATGCAGCTTCACATATGGCTATTTTCAATACGTTACAATTGGTATCCTCTGCTAAATGTCTACTTTGCTAATAGAGTATCGCTATTAGCATTTTATGAAGGAATTGTTTTTCAACCAAAGAAAAGCTTTTTACAACATTATCTAATAAAGTTTGGTCGTACACCAGGAGTTAGGATTATTGATACCGATGCCCTCATTTTAGAATTCGATGTTGAAACTCTTGATAAAGTTGTTAATGAACTTCTCCAAAAAGATTATAGTTGGCCTAAATTTAAGAAGAGCCTTCTCAGTAAAAGCGATTTATGTAGTGAGAAGTCTTGTGAGAAATCACCAAAGATTTTAAGACCGTGGAGATTCTTAGAGGAGGAGCTGAGAAGTGGATTTGATAATGAGAAAAACTTGAATAGGGTCTTTAATGATTTAATTGGTTCTGCAACATCATCGCTTAATGAACAAGATAAGCAATATTATAGATTCATAATTGTGCATACAATAGCTCATAACGTTTTGTTGTCGCTGTGGAGAGAACTTGGTTTAAGCGAAGCTCATTTGCGATACAAAATTGATTCTGAAAATGGTCGTTGGGCTATATACATATATGAGGCTGTGTCTGGTGGTTTAGGGTATTTAAGGCTCTTAGCTTTTAATAGAAAGTCTAAGCTTTATGAAATAATTGAGAAAAGCATTTATGAGTCTCCTCCAGAAGAATTTGCTGAGCGGTATTGTAGTTGTACAATAAGAGACGAGGATATAGATACAATACAGAACATGTTAAGTGACTTAAGAAGGAAATGCGGAGAAAATGATGATGATTGTATAAAGGCTGTGAATAAGTTGCAAAAATTTGTGAATTCCATATATAGTATAATGTACAAGAAATTTAATGTGACTTTGCATCCATACACAATTACGTATATTTTAAATAGGATTGTTCCTGGTAGGTTAAGTGAGTTGTTTAGCAATGTTGTTGAGAGTATCCTATCTCTTTTCCTACCTTTTGATGGTAGCATCTATTGTGGTTTTATAGAGGAGGGGTGCTCTCTAGGTCCATTTCTAGAGCCATTATCAATAAGCTATACTGTGATGAAGCATATAGCTGATAATGGTAAGCAGTATACTCCATACCCGCATGCTGATAAAATTGTTGTGCCATGGATGAAGCTAGCCAAGAACAAGCTAAAAATCATGACATCAAATATATCATTAAATGAAAATCATAAGGTTTACAAAACCATTAAGAGTTTGTGTGAACGTAGTGGCAAGGTATATATTTTGTTGGGGAAGAACGCTGTGGATGATGAAGCATCGAAAAAGACTGCTGAAATGTTTTTGAAGAATCTTGGCAAATGTGTTGAGATTAGATTGCACCCACAGCTTCATGCAAAGGCTGTGATAATAGATGATGTTGCTGTTGTTGAAGGCTCTTTTAACTTAACGATATCGGGTTTGTCAAAAAACATAGAGTTTGCAAATATCTTGTTGAAACCTGATGAAGTTAAGAGGAGAGTTGAGGATTTTGATAAGTTGTGGAATGAAAGTAAAGAGTATTTTAAAAACTTGTAA